A section of the Methanoregula formicica SMSP genome encodes:
- a CDS encoding EF-Tu/IF-2/RF-3 family GTPase, translating into MSNLTVAILAPPDYAKDLGKKGTASDITFYNLKKGDATVTFIEPTRYPEKLSSLFYAVSLSDRIILVVDEINAAFGECVLMLQSAGKSTGWLILKNYISPDQIAPLIKGTVLEHYELLEEDMVGIREKMLEISVKQTAHQKSHEGAGKGIVPVDAHFNVKGVGVVVLGSVAQGSIKKHDMLRVLPTDKTAQIRSIQKHDDDAESAVTGDRVGLALKNIESEDLDRGFVLTTDPAVQHANTVTGRAQLVKYWPAPLKEGMVLYAGHWMQFLPTRLEKTVVEGDWRMPTLTLTMEKDLVYLPGARIVLHYLEGGKLRVVGSMIIQ; encoded by the coding sequence ATGTCCAACCTCACCGTCGCAATCCTCGCCCCCCCGGATTATGCCAAGGATCTGGGTAAGAAGGGGACGGCAAGTGACATCACCTTCTATAATCTTAAAAAAGGCGATGCAACGGTCACGTTCATCGAACCGACCCGGTATCCTGAGAAACTGTCCTCTCTCTTCTATGCAGTCTCCCTGTCGGACCGCATCATCCTCGTGGTCGATGAGATCAATGCAGCGTTTGGAGAATGCGTGCTGATGCTCCAGTCCGCTGGTAAATCGACCGGGTGGCTGATCCTCAAGAACTATATCTCACCCGACCAGATCGCCCCGCTCATCAAGGGCACGGTGCTTGAGCACTACGAGCTCCTCGAAGAGGACATGGTCGGGATCCGGGAAAAGATGCTTGAGATTTCGGTGAAGCAGACCGCCCACCAGAAGAGCCACGAAGGCGCCGGAAAGGGCATCGTGCCGGTGGACGCCCATTTCAATGTCAAGGGTGTCGGCGTTGTTGTCCTCGGCTCTGTTGCGCAGGGCAGCATTAAAAAACACGACATGCTCCGCGTCCTCCCCACGGATAAGACCGCCCAGATCCGCTCGATCCAGAAGCACGATGACGATGCCGAGTCAGCAGTGACCGGTGACCGCGTAGGACTGGCCCTGAAGAACATTGAGTCAGAGGACCTTGACCGCGGCTTTGTGCTCACCACAGATCCGGCCGTGCAGCATGCAAACACAGTGACCGGTAGGGCCCAGCTGGTGAAGTACTGGCCTGCCCCGCTCAAGGAGGGCATGGTACTGTATGCCGGACACTGGATGCAGTTCCTCCCGACACGGCTGGAGAAAACTGTTGTTGAAGGCGACTGGCGGATGCCGACTTTGACCCTCACGATGGAAAAGGATCTGGTCTATCTCCCTGGTGCCCGGATTGTGCTCCATTATCTGGAAGGCGGCAAGCTCCGGGTTGTCGGCTCGATGATTATCCAATAA
- a CDS encoding YgiQ family radical SAM protein yields MIPQPHFLPMSREEGKRLGIDRFDIILITGDAYVDHPSFGTALIGRTLWDAGFSVGIIAQPDWKSDADFTRLGTPRLFFGLSSGNVDTMVNNFTPNRKRRSDDVYSPGGVPKRPDRAVIVYANKVRQLFPGIPVVLGGIEASLRRFAHYDYWQDRVRQGILADAPADILAFGMAERQMVEIARRLGAGESVKALRDIRGTAYTMELAEWRSSPPSGIVEIPGFSEVSGSRQAYARAFALHYAEQDPVRGRAVAQPHPKTVIIQNPPALPMGTPELDHIYELPFSREAHPSYKQPVPALEPVRFSVASHRGCFGACSFCALTHHQGRIVQCRSRESLVREVTRMTKIPGFKGIVQDVGGPTANMYGMYCDLWEKAGACRDKQCGPACRTLHASHAAQCDLLMALRNIPAVRKVFISSGIRYDLVEADLGEYLGLICDHHVSGHLKVAPEHISPSVTKLMNKPPQEVFDRFRKQFAHLQEGKAKKQYLVPYFMSGHPGCTVRDMVRLAEYIRDNNLYTEQVQDFTPTPMSVSTCMYYTGLDPFTGKPVHVAKGREKQVQRALLQYREPRNRGLVVEGLVAAGRKDLIGSGQECLVRENTGYSSGSLGKNRKSAKKK; encoded by the coding sequence ATGATCCCGCAGCCACATTTTCTCCCGATGTCCCGGGAAGAAGGAAAGCGGCTTGGCATTGACCGGTTCGACATTATTCTCATCACGGGCGATGCATATGTTGACCACCCGTCATTCGGGACCGCACTTATCGGGCGGACGCTGTGGGACGCCGGTTTCTCGGTCGGGATCATCGCCCAGCCCGACTGGAAGTCCGATGCGGATTTCACCCGGCTTGGGACTCCCCGCCTCTTCTTTGGCCTCTCTTCCGGCAATGTCGACACAATGGTGAACAACTTCACCCCGAACCGGAAGCGGAGGAGCGATGATGTCTATTCACCGGGCGGGGTCCCGAAGCGTCCGGACCGGGCCGTTATTGTCTATGCCAATAAGGTGCGGCAGCTCTTCCCCGGTATTCCTGTTGTTCTTGGCGGGATCGAGGCGAGCCTCCGCCGATTCGCGCATTACGACTACTGGCAGGACCGGGTGCGGCAGGGGATTCTTGCTGATGCCCCTGCCGATATCCTTGCGTTCGGGATGGCCGAGCGGCAGATGGTGGAGATTGCCCGCAGGCTCGGTGCCGGCGAATCCGTGAAAGCCCTTCGCGATATACGGGGAACTGCTTATACCATGGAACTTGCCGAATGGAGAAGCAGCCCCCCGTCAGGGATCGTGGAGATCCCCGGCTTCTCCGAGGTCTCCGGGAGCAGGCAGGCCTATGCCCGGGCATTCGCCCTCCATTATGCCGAACAGGACCCGGTGCGGGGGAGGGCCGTTGCCCAGCCCCACCCGAAGACGGTCATCATCCAGAATCCCCCTGCCCTGCCGATGGGCACACCGGAACTTGACCACATTTACGAGCTTCCCTTTTCCCGCGAGGCTCACCCATCCTACAAGCAGCCTGTCCCGGCACTCGAGCCGGTCCGGTTCTCGGTGGCAAGCCATCGTGGATGTTTTGGCGCCTGCTCGTTCTGTGCCCTCACACATCACCAGGGACGGATTGTCCAGTGCCGGAGCAGAGAATCCCTGGTGCGGGAGGTAACCCGGATGACGAAGATACCGGGATTCAAAGGCATTGTTCAGGATGTCGGGGGCCCGACGGCAAACATGTACGGCATGTACTGCGATCTCTGGGAGAAGGCAGGGGCCTGCCGGGACAAACAGTGCGGCCCGGCCTGCCGGACCCTCCATGCAAGCCATGCAGCCCAGTGCGATCTCCTGATGGCTCTCAGAAACATTCCCGCCGTTCGGAAAGTCTTCATCAGCTCTGGTATCCGCTACGATCTCGTGGAGGCAGATCTGGGGGAGTACCTTGGACTGATTTGCGACCACCATGTCTCCGGTCACCTGAAAGTGGCTCCGGAACATATCTCGCCTTCCGTGACGAAATTGATGAACAAACCCCCGCAGGAAGTCTTTGATCGGTTCCGCAAACAGTTTGCACACCTGCAGGAAGGAAAAGCAAAGAAGCAGTACCTTGTCCCCTATTTTATGTCCGGTCATCCGGGATGCACCGTCCGTGATATGGTCAGGCTGGCCGAGTATATCCGGGACAACAATCTCTATACCGAGCAGGTACAGGACTTCACCCCGACTCCGATGAGCGTCTCGACATGCATGTATTATACCGGGCTTGATCCGTTCACCGGAAAGCCCGTGCACGTGGCAAAGGGAAGGGAGAAACAGGTTCAGCGTGCCCTGCTCCAGTACCGCGAACCGCGGAACCGCGGACTGGTCGTCGAAGGGCTGGTGGCAGCAGGACGCAAAGACCTTATCGGCAGCGGTCAGGAGTGCCTGGTCCGGGAGAACACCGGTTATTCCTCAGGAAGTTTGGGGAAGAACCGCAAATCAGCAAAAAAGAAATAA
- a CDS encoding class I SAM-dependent methyltransferase yields MIEWDYYWTRKQTALHSTYDQIAVVYRQNIIKPHLERFIRKYMRPEGMLLHAGCGGGQVEEEITGSYTIIGMDISPNAIDLYRKVHTDPKLIMGDILSIGIKDGSLDGIYNLGVMEHFSEEEIDRILREFHRVLRKDGVVILFWPPEFGSTVIFFKLVHFVLNSVFKRDIYFQPPEPSRVRSRKWVTEKVTRAGFSLEEISFRLEDFYTNMVIVARKNEGSTGASHD; encoded by the coding sequence ATGATAGAATGGGATTATTACTGGACAAGAAAGCAGACCGCTCTCCACAGTACGTATGACCAAATCGCGGTCGTATACCGGCAGAATATCATCAAACCCCACCTTGAACGATTCATCCGCAAATATATGAGGCCGGAAGGGATGCTCCTGCATGCCGGTTGCGGGGGCGGCCAAGTCGAGGAGGAGATTACGGGTTCATATACTATCATCGGTATGGACATCTCCCCGAACGCCATTGACCTGTACAGGAAAGTACACACCGATCCAAAACTTATAATGGGGGATATCCTTTCCATCGGAATAAAAGATGGATCCCTTGACGGGATTTACAACCTTGGCGTAATGGAGCATTTCAGCGAGGAGGAGATCGACCGTATCCTGCGCGAGTTCCACCGGGTTCTCAGGAAGGATGGCGTTGTGATCCTGTTCTGGCCACCAGAATTCGGGTCGACAGTGATTTTCTTCAAGCTTGTGCATTTTGTCCTCAACTCGGTTTTTAAGAGAGATATCTACTTCCAACCCCCGGAGCCCAGCCGGGTCCGCTCACGAAAATGGGTTACCGAGAAAGTGACACGCGCCGGCTTCTCCTTAGAAGAGATCAGTTTCCGGCTAGAGGATTTCTATACCAATATGGTGATCGTGGCCAGGAAAAACGAGGGATCAACAGGTGCATCGCATGACTGA
- a CDS encoding LemA family protein, with translation MLEGIIGWIIPGIIVLLIIGLILWIVSIYNRFVSLKNSSEATLGQIRVAMKKRLDMIDQLLGAVKSYAKFEKETLERVTAMRASVATAGPGDLNKVEAESRSIFGRLLAVAENYPDLKTSTTVTSLMDSVKGLEEEIARQRYTFNNISQEFNTMMDTIPSNFVAKMMHLVKLEYLQFEEAIKTPPKIEF, from the coding sequence ATGCTGGAAGGAATCATTGGTTGGATTATCCCGGGCATCATTGTCCTGCTCATCATCGGACTCATCCTCTGGATTGTGAGCATCTACAACCGGTTTGTCAGCCTGAAGAACTCATCCGAGGCAACACTTGGCCAGATCCGGGTTGCCATGAAGAAGCGGCTCGACATGATTGACCAGCTGCTCGGCGCTGTCAAGAGCTATGCGAAGTTCGAGAAGGAGACACTCGAACGCGTCACCGCCATGCGGGCGAGCGTTGCAACAGCCGGCCCCGGCGACCTGAACAAGGTCGAGGCGGAATCCCGTTCCATCTTCGGCCGCCTCCTTGCGGTTGCCGAGAACTATCCCGACCTCAAGACCTCGACCACCGTGACAAGCCTCATGGACTCGGTCAAGGGCCTGGAGGAGGAGATCGCCCGGCAGCGCTACACCTTCAACAACATTTCGCAGGAGTTCAACACGATGATGGACACTATCCCCTCGAATTTCGTAGCAAAGATGATGCACCTTGTCAAGCTCGAATATCTCCAGTTCGAGGAAGCCATAAAGACCCCGCCGAAGATCGAGTTCTGA
- a CDS encoding glycosyltransferase 87 family protein, with translation MTKLLVLVGTPVIFHSFIDYFDIGFYLEHGVMLTQGQLPYVHYFFDYPVLIFIPIVIALVPALLFQNALAFFYSFQALMVLCDIVITVCVYLIALKLGSEKTALYAGLVYATAFSAAYFILTKYDAFPTCFLMIALLFTLYGQKIMGYLGTALGFFAKIFPIIALPFMVLYNTHSSSLKQEILNVCRIFIPLAVIFIVPFLFFGKDILRTYLPVRTGMEYYSNTATFTIYSWLHDVFGLGVSLDMVLTVMFAIMGIGLLALVYTAWAFPRKDPMLLLKLVLVAIVLVIFCVKVRSPQYIVWFTPILCILAVDDYRKIILVYLVQITAFIEFPLMFGAYYTSTVYTNPTLSGGWYLTLAAFTLEYLVLFVCLWFVINPLGIVRKLRMGKSKAAS, from the coding sequence ATGACGAAGCTCCTCGTTCTCGTTGGCACACCAGTGATATTTCACTCCTTTATCGATTATTTCGATATCGGCTTCTATCTGGAACACGGGGTTATGCTTACGCAGGGCCAGCTGCCTTACGTTCACTATTTCTTCGATTATCCCGTCCTGATTTTCATTCCTATTGTAATAGCCCTTGTACCCGCACTGCTTTTTCAGAATGCCCTGGCATTCTTTTATAGTTTCCAGGCTCTGATGGTTCTCTGCGATATTGTCATTACCGTCTGTGTATACCTTATTGCCCTTAAATTAGGGAGTGAGAAGACCGCATTGTATGCAGGCCTTGTGTATGCAACGGCATTTTCTGCTGCATATTTTATTCTGACAAAATATGATGCCTTTCCTACGTGTTTCCTCATGATCGCCCTGCTCTTCACCCTCTACGGGCAGAAAATCATGGGTTATCTCGGAACTGCATTGGGTTTTTTTGCAAAGATTTTCCCCATCATCGCTCTCCCGTTCATGGTCCTGTACAATACCCATAGTTCCTCCCTCAAGCAGGAGATCCTCAATGTCTGTAGGATTTTCATTCCGCTCGCCGTGATATTCATCGTGCCATTTCTCTTTTTTGGGAAGGATATCCTCAGAACCTATCTCCCGGTACGGACCGGCATGGAATACTACTCGAATACGGCCACGTTCACAATCTATTCCTGGCTACATGATGTCTTTGGCCTGGGCGTCTCCCTTGACATGGTCCTCACGGTCATGTTTGCCATCATGGGCATCGGGCTTCTCGCGCTGGTCTATACGGCCTGGGCGTTTCCCAGGAAAGATCCCATGCTGCTCTTAAAACTGGTTCTGGTCGCAATTGTTCTGGTCATTTTCTGCGTGAAGGTCAGGAGCCCCCAGTATATCGTCTGGTTTACCCCAATCCTCTGCATTCTTGCCGTTGATGATTACCGGAAGATCATCCTGGTATACTTGGTCCAGATAACAGCCTTCATCGAGTTTCCGCTGATGTTTGGCGCTTATTATACCAGCACGGTGTATACTAACCCAACACTCTCCGGGGGATGGTATCTCACGCTGGCTGCGTTCACGCTTGAGTACCTGGTTTTGTTCGTCTGCCTCTGGTTCGTTATCAACCCGCTGGGGATTGTCAGGAAACTCAGGATGGGGAAGAGTAAAGCTGCATCATAA
- a CDS encoding DMT family transporter, giving the protein MRLDITITIRVQVLGILARICPSNDFHAVPRGDPHTDIRWVKQTVIFPQMLCLVMYFPGIGSFIERVRAANPSQFYLFLLIISILIQAFGAVCTKFAAGLGPSSTFFGINATLIVYCIILGGMGLQVLFWQASLRHFSLSFAYPFRSLVSFIVLIAAFFLFQEAVTPFNVGGLIIISIGIVYLVKDKEASD; this is encoded by the coding sequence GTGAGGTTGGACATAACAATAACTATTCGTGTACAAGTATTAGGGATTTTAGCCCGGATCTGCCCTTCAAATGATTTTCACGCTGTCCCCCGGGGGGATCCGCATACTGATATCCGGTGGGTAAAACAAACAGTGATATTTCCCCAGATGCTATGCCTAGTGATGTATTTTCCAGGAATCGGCTCTTTTATTGAAAGAGTCCGGGCAGCGAATCCATCTCAGTTCTACCTCTTTCTGTTGATAATTTCCATTCTCATCCAGGCATTCGGGGCTGTATGCACGAAATTCGCCGCGGGGCTGGGACCTTCAAGCACCTTTTTCGGTATTAATGCCACTCTTATCGTTTATTGTATCATTCTGGGGGGGATGGGGCTCCAGGTACTCTTCTGGCAAGCCTCTCTGAGACACTTCAGTCTCTCTTTTGCCTATCCATTCAGGAGCCTGGTGAGCTTCATCGTATTGATTGCAGCATTTTTCCTTTTCCAAGAGGCGGTTACCCCTTTCAATGTTGGCGGCCTGATTATCATCTCCATTGGTATCGTTTATCTCGTGAAGGATAAGGAGGCATCTGACTGA
- a CDS encoding EamA family transporter gives MFYFALTLVVIILTSIAHLLLKKGSVDAAAARKKMYLHPLSITAYLLFAVAALLSIFAMKGLDLKVFFALTSLTYICIPLLSFVFLKEPTTRNKLLGIIIISFGVIIFYF, from the coding sequence ATGTTTTATTTCGCCCTTACCCTTGTTGTTATCATCCTCACGAGTATAGCTCATCTGCTTTTGAAAAAAGGCTCTGTTGATGCAGCGGCCGCCAGGAAGAAGATGTACCTTCATCCTCTTTCAATCACTGCATACCTGTTATTTGCTGTAGCCGCACTTCTCTCAATATTTGCCATGAAAGGCCTCGATCTCAAGGTCTTTTTTGCCCTGACATCATTGACGTACATCTGCATCCCGCTCCTGTCTTTCGTATTCCTCAAAGAGCCAACAACCAGAAACAAACTGCTGGGGATCATCATCATCAGTTTCGGAGTGATTATTTTCTATTTCTGA
- a CDS encoding PPC domain-containing DNA-binding protein, whose product MQYTEGQIGRIFVVRIDDGEDLLAYLRQFIADKGIQAGSIVFLGALMDGKMVTGPEKPVIPPDPHYVFFEGGWEVFGVGTIYPGEIGPYIHCHASVGRAGHALTGCLRERAVTYLIVEAVIYEITGLSARREFDQKMQLHLPVLKDPAAKDNGQATLPGEEGEPATPSGKNNGESELPGGLAEIIRDLTKKPPV is encoded by the coding sequence ATGCAATACACGGAAGGTCAGATCGGCCGGATCTTTGTCGTGAGAATCGACGACGGGGAAGACCTGTTAGCCTATCTCCGCCAATTCATTGCGGACAAGGGTATCCAGGCCGGTTCGATAGTCTTCCTTGGTGCCCTGATGGACGGGAAGATGGTGACCGGGCCCGAGAAGCCGGTCATCCCGCCCGACCCGCATTATGTCTTTTTTGAGGGAGGCTGGGAAGTCTTTGGCGTCGGGACCATCTACCCGGGGGAAATCGGCCCCTATATCCACTGTCATGCATCCGTGGGCCGCGCCGGCCATGCCCTGACCGGCTGCCTGCGTGAACGAGCTGTCACGTACCTTATTGTCGAGGCCGTCATCTACGAGATCACCGGCCTCTCTGCCCGGCGCGAGTTCGACCAAAAGATGCAGCTCCACCTCCCGGTCTTAAAAGACCCCGCCGCAAAGGACAATGGGCAAGCGACCCTGCCCGGGGAGGAAGGGGAGCCGGCAACACCAAGCGGGAAGAACAACGGGGAGAGCGAGCTGCCGGGCGGTCTTGCCGAGATCATCCGCGATCTTACCAAGAAACCGCCGGTGTAA
- a CDS encoding DUF2207 domain-containing protein: MSETRQLGLVVGAGLALGIIALILVFILPPLFEGDLSVTSYEAVLSNDGTLSEQYTYHVGTSGEYRMLYRIWDAPLTLTDSVEPFIRFVAMEPASGTTGYIRDSKGTVTLYGTSASESSRSRLEGLAEYNEVGIYNPSYFTASEYPARYSYVLSPPLEYDASATHLNLKLAGTTHIPYRSVNIMVPAAGIDTVYAYPPSLEVRKADDSYVITGSLAADEILAVEMLGTQEAFSRIKGFRSEIPNVKESTASGAFWYNLQYYASWLLNALSMVAVILVPLLLIVIYHRYGREKEFTVPAYLSTMPRTNLKPWQVNLIFKNDATDFDADGYYATLLDLHRRKNITITETDKGKGIQIRVLSKSGTDTYEQRVIAFLNTLAEDGIVDTMRITGLTKRAETERSAEETALRYQRSLSDVTSRVDTSLSGEYIVDGRDHVVPLLFGAFVMLGITIILLLVTPMLSYILLPTLALWIVVVVQAVIAFAAPTTLFGHWKDDHYSDKLEWDAFTRFLSNMAMIQKYAPADLPMWGEWLVYGTALGVGEKVEAAMKALNINIPETGVPLGVMGMTHAFVPLSTFSPPSQRSSGSGGFGGGGFGGGGGFGGGGAGGR; this comes from the coding sequence GTGAGCGAGACACGACAACTGGGGCTGGTTGTCGGGGCAGGGCTTGCCCTTGGCATCATCGCCCTCATCCTCGTATTCATCCTCCCCCCACTCTTTGAAGGGGACCTCTCAGTCACCTCCTACGAAGCAGTCCTTTCCAACGACGGGACACTCTCCGAGCAGTACACGTATCACGTTGGTACCAGCGGAGAGTACCGGATGCTTTACCGTATCTGGGATGCCCCTCTCACCCTTACTGACAGCGTGGAGCCGTTTATCCGTTTCGTGGCTATGGAACCCGCTTCAGGGACAACCGGGTATATCCGTGACTCAAAGGGAACGGTAACCCTGTACGGGACATCTGCCAGTGAGTCATCCCGCAGCCGGCTGGAGGGCCTCGCAGAGTACAACGAGGTGGGGATCTACAATCCATCGTACTTCACTGCCAGCGAGTATCCTGCACGGTACTCGTACGTTCTCAGTCCCCCACTCGAGTATGATGCGTCTGCAACACACCTCAACCTGAAGCTGGCCGGCACAACACACATCCCGTATCGCAGCGTGAACATCATGGTCCCGGCGGCAGGGATCGACACGGTCTACGCCTATCCCCCCTCCCTTGAGGTTCGTAAAGCGGACGACAGCTATGTCATCACCGGAAGCCTTGCAGCAGACGAGATCCTGGCCGTCGAGATGCTTGGCACACAAGAGGCCTTCAGCAGGATCAAGGGATTCAGGTCAGAAATCCCCAACGTGAAAGAGAGTACCGCTTCAGGGGCATTCTGGTATAACCTCCAGTACTATGCCTCATGGCTCCTGAACGCCCTCAGCATGGTTGCAGTCATCCTTGTCCCCCTCCTGCTGATCGTGATATACCACAGGTACGGCAGGGAGAAGGAGTTCACGGTGCCTGCCTACCTGAGTACTATGCCGCGGACGAACCTGAAGCCTTGGCAGGTGAACCTTATCTTTAAAAATGATGCCACAGATTTTGACGCGGACGGGTACTATGCCACCCTGCTCGACCTCCACCGGAGGAAGAATATCACCATTACGGAAACCGACAAAGGCAAAGGAATCCAGATACGCGTCCTGTCCAAGAGCGGCACGGATACGTACGAGCAGCGCGTCATTGCGTTTCTCAACACCCTTGCCGAAGACGGGATTGTTGACACGATGCGGATTACAGGGCTGACAAAACGGGCGGAGACTGAACGGAGCGCCGAGGAGACTGCGCTCCGGTACCAGCGCTCTCTTTCCGATGTGACCAGCCGGGTGGATACCTCGCTCTCCGGCGAGTACATCGTGGATGGCAGGGACCATGTTGTCCCCCTCCTATTCGGGGCGTTCGTTATGCTCGGGATAACCATTATCCTCCTTCTTGTCACGCCCATGCTGTCGTATATCCTCCTTCCCACCCTGGCGCTCTGGATCGTTGTCGTTGTCCAGGCAGTGATTGCCTTTGCGGCCCCGACAACCCTCTTCGGGCACTGGAAGGACGACCATTACAGCGACAAGCTGGAGTGGGACGCCTTTACCCGGTTCCTCTCCAACATGGCAATGATCCAAAAGTACGCACCCGCCGACCTCCCGATGTGGGGCGAGTGGCTCGTGTATGGCACGGCTCTTGGCGTTGGTGAGAAGGTCGAAGCCGCGATGAAGGCCCTCAACATCAATATCCCCGAGACGGGAGTGCCGCTCGGGGTCATGGGCATGACCCATGCCTTTGTCCCGCTCTCAACGTTCTCGCCGCCCAGCCAACGCAGCTCGGGTAGCGGGGGATTTGGCGGAGGCGGTTTTGGTGGCGGTGGAGGGTTTGGCGGCGGAGGTGCCGGGGGCCGCTGA
- a CDS encoding class I SAM-dependent methyltransferase, producing the protein MTDRKQPAGQCPVCGSKDLRTLYDDTLGNDLPPFDYAFSPEHMRTYEVVRCNTCSHAFCILPADDIWKNYQSVVDAEYLSREEAHLLTAEKVVETMQRYIPSGILLDVGCATGDFLAVAKSRYAVEGLELSQWSSDIAKKRGFTIHTCTLSEIPPEKKYDIVTLFGVIEHFESPAQEIARISRLVRPGGYVFIWTGDIDSWLARLLGRKWWYIQGQHIQFFSRTSLDRVFSDVGFVPVACERYPFTTSLGSLSKSAFRYRILRPVARLFLDNRIARNRVITLRLPGEMLAVYRRAGHS; encoded by the coding sequence ATGACTGATCGGAAACAACCCGCGGGGCAATGTCCCGTTTGTGGTTCAAAGGACCTCAGGACCCTTTACGATGATACCTTGGGGAACGACCTTCCCCCGTTCGATTATGCGTTTTCTCCCGAACATATGAGGACCTACGAGGTTGTGAGGTGCAACACCTGTTCCCATGCATTCTGTATTCTTCCGGCTGATGATATCTGGAAGAATTATCAGTCCGTCGTGGATGCGGAATACCTGAGCCGCGAAGAAGCCCACCTGCTTACGGCAGAAAAGGTCGTAGAGACCATGCAGAGATACATCCCTTCCGGAATACTTCTTGACGTCGGTTGTGCAACCGGCGATTTTCTGGCGGTTGCCAAAAGCCGTTATGCTGTCGAAGGGCTCGAACTCTCGCAATGGTCGTCCGATATTGCAAAGAAACGCGGGTTCACGATCCACACCTGCACGCTGAGCGAGATTCCACCGGAAAAGAAATACGATATCGTAACGCTCTTCGGGGTCATCGAACATTTCGAATCACCGGCACAGGAAATTGCGCGGATCTCCCGGCTTGTCAGGCCTGGCGGGTACGTTTTCATCTGGACCGGTGACATTGATTCCTGGCTTGCCCGGTTACTGGGAAGAAAATGGTGGTACATCCAGGGCCAGCACATCCAGTTCTTTTCCCGTACCTCCCTAGACAGGGTGTTCTCTGATGTGGGATTCGTTCCCGTTGCCTGTGAGAGATATCCGTTCACGACAAGTCTGGGGTCCCTGAGCAAGTCGGCGTTCAGGTACAGGATCCTGAGGCCGGTCGCCAGACTGTTTCTGGACAACAGGATTGCCCGGAATCGTGTGATAACCCTGCGGCTCCCTGGAGAAATGCTCGCCGTGTACCGGAGAGCTGGGCATTCATAA